The proteins below come from a single Fastidiosipila sanguinis genomic window:
- the rimP gene encoding ribosome maturation factor RimP codes for MASIKKDIQSRVESAIRDEVENQGVELLEVKYLKEEAKWILRIIIDKRGGISLDDCERVSRAIDPIIDEEVEIKQAYYLEVQSPGIDRPLKTAADFARYVGSEVEISFYQAQNGQKKIEGILLGSEDDNLNIEVDDKPVSFLLEDIAKVKRVINFK; via the coding sequence ATGGCAAGTATTAAAAAAGACATCCAAAGCAGGGTTGAGAGTGCTATTAGAGATGAGGTGGAAAATCAAGGAGTTGAGCTTTTAGAAGTTAAGTATCTAAAAGAAGAAGCTAAATGGATTTTGCGTATAATCATTGATAAGCGTGGTGGCATTAGTTTGGATGACTGCGAGAGAGTAAGTAGAGCTATTGATCCAATTATTGATGAAGAAGTAGAGATCAAACAGGCTTATTACTTAGAAGTGCAGTCTCCGGGTATAGATAGGCCGCTAAAGACAGCTGCGGATTTTGCTAGATATGTAGGTAGTGAGGTTGAAATATCTTTTTACCAAGCGCAGAATGGTCAGAAAAAGATCGAAGGAATCCTACTTGGTAGCGAGGATGATAATCTTAATATAGAGGTAGATGACAAGCCGGTAAGTTTCCTTTTAGAAGATATAGCAAAAGTTAAAAGAGTTATAAATTTTAAATAA
- a CDS encoding ATP-binding protein, whose protein sequence is MKVNLIVGAKGSGKTNRLVDDLNNMASNDENNVVCILRGDRLNPYVKHQIRMIDVDEYPVDNYGETLAFIAGLNAKDYDISHIYIDSIGKIAGNDQEELAKFLAALEGLAEKNHFEAEIIFSCPEEDVIDSVKKYVS, encoded by the coding sequence ATGAAAGTTAATTTGATTGTCGGAGCAAAGGGATCAGGAAAAACGAATCGTTTAGTTGATGATTTGAATAATATGGCAAGCAACGATGAGAACAATGTTGTTTGTATTCTAAGAGGTGATAGATTGAATCCTTACGTCAAACATCAGATTAGAATGATTGATGTTGATGAGTATCCTGTTGACAATTATGGAGAAACTTTAGCATTTATAGCTGGTTTGAATGCAAAAGACTACGATATTTCTCACATTTATATTGATAGTATCGGTAAAATTGCTGGTAACGATCAAGAAGAATTAGCTAAGTTTTTAGCTGCTCTAGAAGGCCTAGCAGAGAAGAATCATTTTGAAGCAGAAATTATATTTAGTTGCCCTGAGGAAGATGTAATTGACTCGGTTAAAAAATATGTTTCTTAA
- the nusA gene encoding transcription termination factor NusA has product MNIELITAIRDLCKERGLDEDGIFTAIEESLVAAYKREFNARTSENVTASINRETGEMAVFLEKEIVEEVEDPNSQIPLSQAKAIDEDFEEGDVLQYQLEPQDFGRLAAQAAKSAINQSLISAERQMIHDEFRGRIGELASGTVQRADKREVIVDIGRAEATLTSFEQSSLDTYEFNERMQFLIKKVDERRGRPVIYVSRASEKLVEKLFEKEVPEIAAGVVEIVSSAREAGSRTKIAVHSHDENVDALGACVGQRGIRVQNVMDELRGEKIDIIEWDEDETVFIKNAMKPSSVLRVDLVETTDENGEAVREATVVVPDSQLSLAIGKRGQNARLAAKLTGWKIDIKNESEARELLESDFMAEFSAIADTLAEEHDAETVEELDEELLDVAEVEDETEASIDDLADQILSAGNEDDSADEDEAEAEAE; this is encoded by the coding sequence ATGAATATTGAATTAATTACAGCAATTAGAGACCTTTGTAAAGAGAGAGGTCTAGATGAAGATGGAATATTCACTGCAATAGAAGAATCTTTGGTTGCAGCGTACAAGCGTGAGTTTAATGCTAGAACATCAGAAAATGTTACAGCATCAATTAATAGAGAAACAGGTGAGATGGCAGTTTTCTTGGAAAAAGAAATTGTTGAAGAAGTTGAAGATCCTAACTCACAAATACCTCTATCTCAAGCTAAGGCAATAGATGAAGATTTCGAAGAAGGTGACGTCTTACAGTACCAATTAGAACCACAGGATTTCGGTAGACTAGCTGCTCAAGCTGCAAAGAGTGCCATTAATCAAAGCTTAATATCTGCTGAACGCCAAATGATTCATGACGAATTTAGAGGTAGAATTGGCGAACTTGCAAGTGGTACAGTACAACGTGCAGACAAGAGAGAAGTTATTGTAGATATAGGTCGTGCAGAAGCTACCTTGACTAGTTTTGAACAAAGTAGTTTGGACACATATGAATTTAATGAGCGCATGCAATTCTTAATCAAGAAAGTTGATGAGCGCAGAGGTAGACCTGTAATTTATGTATCAAGAGCTAGTGAGAAATTGGTTGAAAAACTCTTCGAAAAAGAAGTACCAGAGATAGCGGCAGGCGTTGTAGAGATTGTCAGTTCTGCTCGTGAAGCCGGTTCTAGAACTAAAATTGCTGTACACTCACATGATGAGAATGTTGATGCCTTAGGTGCATGTGTTGGTCAAAGAGGAATTCGTGTACAAAATGTAATGGACGAATTGCGAGGCGAAAAGATAGACATAATTGAATGGGATGAGGATGAAACAGTATTTATCAAGAATGCTATGAAACCTTCATCTGTATTGAGAGTTGATCTTGTAGAAACAACAGATGAAAATGGTGAAGCTGTAAGAGAAGCTACAGTTGTAGTACCAGACAGCCAATTGTCTTTAGCTATTGGTAAAAGAGGACAAAACGCAAGACTAGCAGCCAAACTAACTGGTTGGAAGATTGACATTAAGAATGAATCTGAAGCTAGAGAATTACTTGAATCTGATTTTATGGCAGAATTCTCAGCTATTGCTGATACACTAGCGGAAGAACATGATGCAGAAACAGTAGAGGAACTTGATGAAGAGTTATTAGATGTTGCTGAGGTAGAAGATGAAACAGAGGCAAGCATTGATGACTTAGCTGATCAGATTCTTTCAGCAGGAAATGAAGATGATTCTGCTGATGAGGATGAAGCTGAGGCAGAAGCTGAGTAA
- a CDS encoding L7Ae/L30e/S12e/Gadd45 family ribosomal protein produces the protein MMRIPEEKEQNVFGLLGLARRARAITIGMDATLAALTKATVKTILVANDIGKNSLKRISKNVDTLETDRNLEKGSIPLIAFSDAEQLGRILKKETVSIIGIIDEGFAQGILKLAK, from the coding sequence ATGATGAGGATTCCAGAAGAAAAAGAACAAAATGTTTTTGGATTACTCGGGTTGGCTCGTAGAGCTAGAGCTATTACTATAGGTATGGATGCAACTCTAGCTGCTTTAACCAAAGCTACTGTAAAAACTATATTGGTAGCCAATGATATAGGCAAAAACTCGCTTAAGAGAATAAGCAAAAATGTAGACACATTAGAAACTGATAGGAATCTAGAAAAAGGTAGTATCCCTTTGATTGCTTTCTCAGATGCAGAGCAATTAGGAAGAATACTAAAAAAGGAAACTGTTTCAATTATAGGAATCATTGATGAAGGCTTTGCCCAAGGTATACTTAAATTGGCAAAGTGA
- a CDS encoding YlxR family protein yields MKKKHIPTRMCIACREMRERQELFKLVKIDTGIVVDHLYKMDGRGTYICKDENCIKLAFAKGMLKRSLKAEVDPSLETELLDFINETKNETIKEGKVFRLNKDGSVERL; encoded by the coding sequence ATGAAAAAAAAGCATATTCCTACGAGAATGTGTATAGCTTGTAGAGAGATGCGTGAACGTCAAGAGCTATTTAAATTAGTTAAGATTGATACAGGTATAGTGGTAGATCATCTATATAAAATGGACGGACGTGGTACATATATTTGCAAGGATGAGAATTGTATTAAACTTGCTTTTGCTAAAGGTATGTTAAAAAGATCACTTAAAGCAGAAGTAGATCCGAGCTTAGAAACTGAGCTTTTGGACTTTATCAATGAAACCAAGAATGAAACAATAAAAGAGGGGAAAGTATTTCGCCTCAATAAAGATGGAAGTGTTGAACGCTTATGA